Proteins from a genomic interval of Spiroplasma endosymbiont of Lonchoptera lutea:
- the rsmD gene encoding 16S rRNA (guanine(966)-N(2))-methyltransferase RsmD, with product MKIIAGKYYKKNLISQQSTTTRPILSRVRENLFNVLNNYFYYENKVALDLFAGSGSIGLEALSRNISYCYFNDYDSQALEYLKKNIVNLKVADHNYMITNLSYLLCLKFLVNNNIKIDLVFINPPYKEISYYYETIEYLLAQNIVNNYGIIILESNIALDINYKHLELLTMKKYGKIFLYFYRYTMERK from the coding sequence ATGAAAATTATTGCAGGAAAATATTATAAAAAAAATCTTATTAGTCAACAAAGTACAACAACAAGACCAATTTTAAGTAGAGTTAGAGAGAATCTTTTTAATGTTTTAAATAATTATTTTTATTATGAAAATAAAGTGGCATTAGATCTTTTTGCTGGTAGTGGCAGTATTGGTCTTGAAGCATTATCAAGAAACATTAGTTATTGTTATTTTAATGATTATGATTCGCAAGCATTAGAATATTTAAAAAAAAATATTGTTAATTTAAAAGTTGCCGATCATAATTATATGATTACTAACTTATCATATTTGTTATGTTTAAAGTTTTTAGTTAATAATAATATTAAAATTGATTTAGTTTTTATTAATCCACCGTATAAAGAAATTAGTTATTATTATGAAACAATAGAATATTTATTGGCACAAAATATTGTTAATAACTATGGTATTATTATTCTTGAATCTAATATTGCATTAGATATTAATTATAAGCATTTAGAATTATTAACAATGAAGAAATATGGTAAAATATTCTTATATTTTTATCGCTACACTATGGAACGGAAGTAA
- a CDS encoding ribonuclease J — protein sequence MTTNQKKKLNNKIEIFNENQTSNKNNEIIIDDIRNTKVFALGGLEEVGKNTYCIEHDDEIIIIDAGVKFPEGILLGIDAIIPDYTYLKENAKKVKAIFITHGHEDHIGGIPYLLKEIDIPFIYAPRLAAALIRERLKEFNIGQKTKIIEIDGSNEDQNKMKGLLKNFQLKYFAVNHSIPDAFGIAINTPNGKVVTTGDYKFDWTPLGHKADLEEMAKMGQTGVTLFLSDSTNSEIEGYTMTETKIIKNISDYFLKAKGRILISTFASNVHRIQQIIEVAQKYNRKILIFGRSLERIIKIIREMGHLKISDKQFIKPQETNQYHKDEILIICTGSQGEPMAALSRISTGTHKAISIIPGDTVIFSSSPIPGNQASVEMVVNRLSRLGANVLENSSFNSLHTSGHASQEEQKLMLTLIKPTYFMPMHGDYRMLKAHGQTAESVGVAKENIFICANGDQINLYKGKAILGKRIEASAIYVDGKDTSGLTTKITRDRQILANDGLIAVVVSINSQTNELLCNPTIISRGSFYVKDSSALIAESINIVTKAIKKVLASNHPTFGAIKKEIKETLSPYISKIKRRNPLIIPVILNAELYL from the coding sequence ATGACAACAAATCAAAAAAAGAAACTAAATAACAAAATTGAAATCTTCAATGAAAATCAAACATCTAACAAAAATAATGAAATTATTATTGATGATATTAGAAATACTAAAGTATTTGCCCTTGGTGGCTTAGAAGAAGTTGGTAAAAATACTTATTGTATTGAACATGATGATGAAATCATCATTATTGACGCTGGTGTTAAATTTCCCGAAGGAATATTATTAGGAATTGATGCTATTATTCCTGACTATACATATTTAAAAGAAAATGCTAAAAAAGTAAAAGCAATATTTATTACTCACGGTCATGAGGACCATATTGGTGGTATTCCTTATCTTTTAAAAGAAATTGATATTCCTTTTATTTATGCGCCAAGACTAGCTGCTGCCTTAATTCGTGAACGATTAAAAGAGTTTAATATTGGTCAAAAAACCAAAATTATTGAAATTGATGGTAGCAATGAAGATCAAAATAAAATGAAGGGTCTGCTAAAAAACTTTCAACTGAAATATTTTGCTGTTAATCATTCAATTCCTGATGCTTTTGGCATTGCTATTAATACTCCTAATGGTAAAGTCGTTACCACTGGTGATTATAAATTTGATTGAACACCATTAGGTCATAAAGCAGATTTAGAAGAAATGGCAAAAATGGGGCAAACGGGTGTTACCTTATTTTTATCAGACTCAACTAATTCTGAAATTGAAGGTTATACAATGACCGAAACAAAAATTATTAAAAATATTAGTGATTACTTTTTAAAAGCTAAAGGACGAATCTTAATTTCTACTTTTGCTTCTAATGTCCACCGCATTCAACAAATTATTGAAGTAGCACAAAAATATAATCGCAAAATTTTAATTTTTGGTCGCAGTTTAGAACGAATTATTAAAATTATTCGTGAAATGGGACATTTAAAGATTTCTGACAAACAATTTATTAAACCTCAAGAAACTAATCAATATCATAAAGATGAAATTTTAATTATTTGTACAGGTTCCCAAGGAGAACCAATGGCAGCACTTTCACGGATTTCAACTGGAACTCATAAAGCAATTTCTATTATTCCTGGTGATACCGTTATCTTTTCTTCTAGTCCTATCCCCGGAAATCAAGCTAGTGTTGAAATGGTTGTTAACCGCTTATCACGGTTAGGGGCTAATGTCTTAGAAAACTCCTCATTTAATTCTTTACATACATCAGGACACGCTTCACAAGAAGAACAAAAACTAATGCTAACCTTAATTAAACCAACATACTTTATGCCAATGCACGGTGATTATCGCATGTTAAAAGCACACGGACAAACTGCAGAAAGCGTTGGCGTTGCTAAAGAAAATATCTTTATTTGTGCCAATGGTGACCAAATTAATCTTTACAAAGGTAAAGCTATTCTTGGAAAAAGAATTGAAGCTAGTGCAATTTATGTTGACGGTAAAGATACTTCTGGTTTAACAACAAAAATAACTCGTGATCGCCAAATTCTTGCTAATGATGGTTTAATTGCTGTTGTTGTTTCCATTAATAGTCAGACTAATGAATTACTATGTAATCCAACAATTATCTCTCGTGGCTCATTTTATGTTAAAGATTCCAGTGCTCTTATTGCAGAATCAATTAACATTGTAACAAAGGCAATTAAAAAGGTATTAGCTAGTAACCATCCTACTTTTGGAGCAATCAAAAAAGAAATTAAAGAAACCCTAAGTCCTTATATTTCAAAAATAAAACGAAGAAATCCTTTAATAATTCCTGTAATTTTAAACGCTGAATTATACTTGTAA
- a CDS encoding IS30 family transposase yields the protein MGYKHLGIDERIYIKNQLKFKVKITEIAKNLNRSISTINREVNRNKDNNHYFSLIAQNKAENRKQLHVYFHKFKNRKLVKYVQQKLLLGWSPEQIYGRIKNFHQEWIISFKTIYNWIYSGLLEKVTSKNLRRKGKKRKSQENRGKFNGKSIKERNVNNRITLGHWEGDTVVSSRGKSKSCLITLVERTSRFTLAILVENRTTKVINKNISHYLSILPNNLVKTITFDRGKEFANWQQLEKNLNVKIYFADAYSPWQRGTNENTNGLIREKFPKKFNFSNTTKNAVHKFILSLNQRPRKILNYLSPIEYLVRKII from the coding sequence ATGGGATACAAACATCTTGGCATAGATGAAAGAATTTATATTAAGAATCAATTGAAATTTAAAGTAAAAATTACTGAAATAGCTAAAAATCTTAATCGAAGTATTAGTACTATTAATCGAGAAGTTAATAGAAATAAAGATAATAATCATTATTTTTCATTAATTGCACAAAATAAAGCAGAAAATAGAAAACAATTACATGTTTATTTTCATAAATTTAAAAATAGAAAATTAGTAAAATATGTACAACAAAAATTATTATTAGGTTGATCGCCTGAACAAATTTATGGCAGAATTAAAAATTTTCATCAAGAATGAATTATTAGTTTTAAAACAATTTACAATTGAATTTATTCTGGATTACTTGAAAAGGTTACTAGTAAAAATTTAAGAAGAAAAGGTAAGAAACGAAAATCTCAAGAAAATCGGGGTAAATTTAATGGTAAATCCATTAAAGAACGAAATGTTAATAATCGCATAACTCTTGGCCATTGAGAAGGTGATACTGTAGTATCATCACGAGGTAAAAGTAAATCATGTTTAATAACTTTAGTTGAAAGAACATCAAGATTTACTTTAGCAATATTAGTTGAAAATAGAACTACTAAAGTTATTAACAAAAATATTAGTCATTATTTATCAATTCTTCCAAATAATCTTGTTAAGACTATAACATTTGATAGGGGTAAAGAATTTGCTAATTGACAACAACTTGAAAAAAATTTAAATGTGAAAATTTATTTTGCTGATGCATATTCACCTTGACAAAGAGGTACTAATGAAAATACTAATGGTTTAATTAGAGAAAAATTTCCTAAAAAATTTAATTTTTCAAACACTACTAAAAATGCAGTTCATAAATTTATATTGTCTTTAAACCAAAGACCAAGAAAAATACTAAATTATCTTTCGCCAATCGAATATTTGG
- the def gene encoding peptide deformylase: MYQDNNPSNEWLVKDNNIKLREKCQPVLFPISKNDELIMQKLIDFVITSQNETLNASLKLIPAVGLAAPQIGCNKQMYYIHIEQIDKNNQKTIIQHALINSKITAHSEQIIALKSGEGCLSVDNHHEGFVPRYFKVIVTGYDYLKKKNVTITARGYEAIVFQHEQKHLEGILYYDLIDKNEPWKKNDNWLYL, encoded by the coding sequence ATGTACCAAGACAACAATCCTAGCAATGAATGATTAGTTAAAGATAATAACATTAAATTACGCGAAAAATGTCAACCTGTATTATTTCCAATATCAAAAAATGATGAATTAATAATGCAAAAACTAATTGATTTTGTTATTACTTCCCAAAATGAAACATTAAACGCATCACTAAAACTAATTCCTGCTGTGGGATTAGCAGCCCCACAAATTGGTTGTAATAAGCAAATGTATTACATTCATATTGAACAAATTGATAAAAATAATCAAAAAACTATCATTCAACATGCCTTAATTAATTCTAAAATTACAGCTCATAGTGAACAAATTATTGCTTTAAAAAGTGGCGAAGGTTGTTTAAGCGTTGATAATCATCATGAAGGGTTTGTTCCGCGTTATTTTAAAGTTATTGTTACTGGTTATGATTATTTAAAGAAAAAAAATGTTACAATTACTGCTCGTGGCTATGAAGCAATTGTTTTTCAACACGAACAAAAACATTTAGAAGGTATTTTATACTATGACCTAATTGATAAAAATGAACCTTGAAAAAAGAATGACAATTGGTTATACTTATAA